The genomic stretch AACAACACAAACAATGAAGGATGAGGACAGCCTCCAAGCCTCCATGGGTGGGTGCACACTGTCACATTAGGGCATCGGGGGTTTTTCAAAACGACAACgtattcacttttttttttaccaaaattattATTGTTTGAGCCACCGTCCCCACATGGAACATGTTCATTACGGGCTTCATTTTCTCTCGCTAACTGGATCAGTAAAGCAGACGTAATTCCAACAAACTCATCAATGACACAAAGGCCCATAATACAAAAACTATTCAATGATTTAATACAAGCCCAAATTCAATGGCTTTTCCTCTTATCAGCCCAAGCCCTCCAACTCTTAAACCAGCTAGCTGAGGGGCAACTTGGCTTCATTTGTTCTTTAAGCTGATAATAGATCACTGCTCCTGTCgtcaattttaatttcattcagGGACATTCACGATATTTCACATCGGACTATAGGATAAAACTAAAAGGTGTGACCCGCCGTACGTAGATCATTGGAGTTCCAGAAGAGCGATCTGGATCATTTGAAAAGTTTCCTATTGTTTATTACTACTAATCCtttgtgaaaaaaataaactaaaataaataaaatcttcCATGTTCCAAAACTTTTGGAACCAAAATATCTTGTTAGATTTCAGTCAAAAATATGTCGTGTAAACGACcgatttcctttttttttttttcaatatattgTCCGACTTAGCGTCATTACTGACGGAAGAAAACCCATACGTTTTCAATTCCCCAAAAGATAGATAGTCAACTCAAGTCAAATCCGAAGCTTGAATGATTGGATCTCAATTCTATATAACCGTTTGCCCCTTTCCTTAAACACTTCTCTTTGGTTTCAACCTCATGGGTGTCTTTGAATCCTTCAAAGATAACTGCTTTTCCTTCACTTCGTTGAAATCTATATACCCTTTTGTCGAATTTGTTTAAAGTTTGTGTCTTGTTCTTGTTGGGTCTACTAATCTACTTGAGTTAGTTTGGGGTGGTTCTTTTTGAAGAAGATGCAACTTGATTTGGAATCCTTGTCAGAAGCTACTTCTGGTGCCATTGGATCCCTCGTTAGCACCACTGTGTTGTATCCACTTGATACATGCAAGACCAAGTATCAAGCTGAAGTTCAAGCTAAGCAGAACCGAAAATATAGGTTCCATTTGTTTAATCATCTTAACTATTTAGGTTTGTGTTGTGCATATTTGATGATTTTGCTGTGTCCAATGTAGGAGAATTTCTGATGTTTTGTGGGAAGCAATTTCTACACGCCAGGTTCTTTCATTGTACCAAGGCCTTGGTACGAAAAATGTGCAGTCCTTCGTTTCCTCGtttatttatttctatggatACAGCTACTTTAAGAAGCTATATTTGAAGAAAACTGGAAATAAGAACATTGGAACAGTAGCAAACTTGCTTGTTGCTACTGCTGCTGGCGTCTCTACAATAGTCATAACACAGGCAAGTCataattgtaatttattttcagATATCAAATTTTGTGAGCTACACATGTTATGTGCTTGTTTATAATTCGTTTACTACTCTGGATTCTGGCGGAAACAACATTGATAAGTTACAGCAATGATTAATACTTTGATAATTGGAGAACTGATATTTTGATTGATGAAATGATTGTTTACTCTATTATGCACTCAATAAGCACAGCCTCTGCCATATGATATGTAACATTTGTTTGTACTTTACAGCCTCTAGATACAGCATCCTCGAGGATGCAAACAAGTGAGTTTGGAAAATCTAAGGGATTTTGGAAGACTCTTTCTGAGGGTACATGGGGTGAGGCATATGATGGTCTTGCCATATCTATTCTTTTAACAACAAATCCATCTATTCAGGTATCACTCTTTTTATACAAACGAAATCTAGAGAGGATTTGTTGTTCCAGATTAATCTTTACTAGAATACAATCCCCAAACTCAACAAGGATTTTTCTCCTCCAAAACAGTATACTGCATTTGATCAGCTGAAACAGAGAATACTAAAGGGCAAGACAAGCAAGAAAACCGGTACAAAGTCATCCCCGGAAGCACTTTCTGCATTTTCCGCTTTCGTGCTGGGAGCAGTTTCAAAATGTGCTGCTACATGCTTGACATACCCAGCTATTAGGTGAATGCTCgatttttgaataatttgaCACTAGGCTAGAATTATTGCATGCTTTTTATATAGTGCAAAAGGAGGAAAGAAAAAGCTAATTCAATTTAATGGATATATATGGCTTTTTCTAGGTGTAAAGTCATGATTCAAGCTGCAGATTCGGATGATGATAAGAGGACACCAGCCGAGAGGAAGGCACAGAGAACAATCTCGGGAGCACTATATACGATTTGGAGAAGAGAAGGCCTTTTGGGTTTTTTCAATGGATTGCAGGCACAGATAATAAAAACTGTTCTCAGCTCTGCATTGCTTCTGATGGTAAAGGAGAAGATCACAAAGTCCACATGGATTCTGATGCTCATGTTAAGAAGATTTCTGTCTGTCAATTCCCCCAAATTGAAGGTAGCTTGAATTTGTGATGAGTATATTTTTAACGATTCCTCATCCTTGAATATAATTAATATGCAAGAAATATTAGTGTTGCTTGTGGTTAAGATTGTTTCTGAAGAAGAAATATGAAAAATGAAACTTCATATTGAGTGTTGCTGTTATTATCTGTTAGTACTATGGTATGCACCTCCAATTTTACTTGTGATTTGAATGGCATAAGCTAAACATCCAAgcttaaaaataatatttttttatggtaaTTACAACTATATGATAATAATCTTTTGGCAACAATGCATTCTCTTCTATTCATCTCACTCAATTTTACAAAAACAAGTACAATACCGTAGCAACAGTTATGCAAGCCAAGGATCTCAATTTTTCACTAGAAAACCTGtcttttcttattattttcCATTTACCTTGACACAAAAAACACATTCTTCATGGAGGTAGATGGCCTTTTGACAGGTAACAAAATTGTAACAAAAATGCAACATTGTCAACAACATTAGAACATTGGTTTCATCATAGGAAAATGCTAGCAACTAATAAGAGAAATGAGAAGTGATTCAATCCAATCTTAGAAATCAAATTAGTAGCAGCAGAACTATAGGGAGCAAAGTCTCCTGTAGGAGTGTTTGTGGTCAAGACAACAACAATCCAGTTATCTTCTGAACCAATGCCAATTCCTGTGAACTTTGAATCATTGAGATTATCTGAGTAAAGAGATTTTGTGAAATTTGTAAGAACCTTGGTTGGAACAAGGCCAGGAACACAAGCAGGCATAACTATTCCATCCCTTGTGTTGGAAATGGCCAAGTGGCATTTGGACAAAAGGTCAGGATAGTTTGAGAACTGAGGCTCTGTGCCTGGCACTGTGTTGGCACCTGTGGTGTTTGTGCAAGGCTGCTTCTTGAATTGATCAGCTATTTTATCAGCAAGGCAATCagcattttcattttttgttagAGCTTTCAAGTTCAGTGATGCTCTATACTTATTGATTCCATCATAAAGAGTATCTTCTTCATCTGCAGCAGAATGAAACCCACTTAAGTTTCAACAGAATTAGCTGATTCAAGAAACAACCATATTACGTGTACACAAAAGATCAGCCACTTGTATAAAATACACattgaaatacaaaatatacattaaaaatgaatttaaaCAACACATGTAGTTATAGCTGATATCGTAACTAATTTTTTGTATGCACATAGTATTTTGTTCAAGAAAAACTAGTTGAAAATAATATAAGAAAGAGGAGCAAAGTACTAACTAGCTCATTACTCACCATCATCACATTTAACTGGATTACTCGttaagaaaatggaagaaaggAGAAGCGATAACAATAAAGGGCACTTTATTGATGCCATTGTTTGCAGCTAAGGAAGGGTAGAAGAAGAACATACACTCCTCTCTATCATATCAAAAAGAGAGTGTCACAGTATCCTTATAGATTCTCTATATTAATATACATGTGGGCAATGTGTAAGTAATTAAGGTGAGCTTGATTGCAGTGGGTGCTTTACTGTTTCTTGAAGCAGAAGATAGAGTAGACGTACGCTATAGACAGCGTACTGACACTGATCAAGACATCACAACGTTAAGTAGTTAGTTACTAACTTTACGTATTAGTAACACTGGCAAGTGAGAAGTGACAACCTTTGTTTCAGTTTCAGATCATATGtctatatatgtatgtatgtgtaCGTGTATGTGAGGACAGAGTTGTTGTCGAGTCTCTTTCCTCTGCATGCATGTATCATGTATGTGTATTGCTACATGTCATATTTGTTAATGTTGCAAGTGTGAGTAGCCTATGAAATTAGTctcacattaaaaaaaaaaaaaaataagaaatttataaGATAAGGAACCCATTAAATtgacattttaaaattttaaattggatGTGGTTTCTTCACATCTTGTTATCTTTAACAGTCtctaaatgaaaaataaaagagaggaAAATAAAATGCACCATCATGTTGAACAAGTAGCCCCCTAAAATACAAACATAGATCCTTATGGTGCAATAAAATTAGTGGTTGCATTTCACCGTTCACACACGCAAATTAGATAGGCAAATTCTAAAACTATAATAGAAAGGCAATCGGCAAATTCTACAGCTGTATCAAAACATAAGCCATAAAGTTTGATAGCTCAAtaattcaaacaaatcaatatcTTAGCTCCATTCTTTCCATCTTCACCTCATTACAATATGCTCAAAATCTATCTTGCAATCCATTGACCTCTTAGGATACCTTAAGATCTGCTTGTACAACTTCTCTGACCTCTCACCTTTATGACATAAGGACTAATGTGATTAATTTAAAACCGTTAAAAgacaaatttgattaaaaaaaaattgtaggGACTAATTTGAAGAACAAATAATCTTTTAGAAATGAATTTGACCATTTACCCTATTGATTTAGTTACCCCTTCTGGGATTATGTTTTCTACATGTGGGACATAATATGAGATGATGATCATAGTCACCTATTAAGTAAAggaatcttttttttttctcccttGTTTTTTGGTCTTAGAATAAAGGAGTCTATTTCACAACAAACTGCCAGTTTGCTGCATCCATAAAAAGATGGTAATATGTTATTCCATTGAAAAACATCAGGGTAATATATACCTATTGTTAGAGGTTATATTATTCACCAGACcactatatataaaaatatatatttatgttcTTGAAATTTACTCTATAGAGTTATATATATCGAATAACTGTCATCTAGAAAACACGATCTAAAAAAATTGACACTTAATTACTGAAGTACTACAGTAGAAGCATGCTCATCTTTCATATTTAAGCAATAGAGTGAATTACTATTTATACACACACAAAATTTCCAATTGTACGTCCCTTATAGTTGACACACACCTCGTTGATTTTGCCGAGATAGAATGccacttaaaaaaaaaaaagaacagaAATTTCTAATTATGTGAATAATGTAACACTTTCAATAAGGTTCCTTCACATTCAGAAAATGCTAATTAGATGACTTTAAGATCCCTATCTTCTTTCGTTACATCCCATCCCCCTCTGAATATGACCCCAATTAACAGTcttcaagtttttttttttttaaaaaagaaatgcACCATCATGCTGAACAAGTATCCCCTAAAATATAACCATAGATTATCTCAAATTAGTATTTTACACaagaatttaaatatgatatagTTATTTGGAAATCAACTTGAGAAGATTTGTTCCTCCCACAAAATGTCCATACATCAGTAATAAAACTACTTTAACATGAAATTAAGCAATTCTTCCAACCTTATATCTGTCAATCTGTCAATAGAATAAGTTAGAGCGAAACAAAATTCGTGGTTGCGTTTCAATGTTCACAAACACAAATTAGAAAGGCAATGAGTAAATTCTAAAACTACAACAAAAAGGCAATCGGCAAATTCTATAGCTGTATCAAAACATAAGCCATAAAGTTTGATATCTCAACAATTCAAACAAATCACTATCTTGGCTCCATTCTTTCCATCTTCACCCGATTACAATATGCTCAACATCTATCTCGCAATCCATTGACCTCCTAGGATACCTTAAGATCTGATGGTGCAACTTATCTAACCTCTCTCCTCTATCAATATCGTCCCCGTTATACCGAAAGGAATAACTGCGGATAATAAGTTTACTCAATACTGATGCTGCTTGCAACAAAACTTTTATTGCAAAtaactcttcttcttccccatCAAAGCCAGAGATCTCAATTAACTTAAGGTCAGTACTAAAGCACATAGGTATGCAATCCAATATGCATGTTGCATCATCTTTAGGTAGAAACACCCCTTTCTGCATTGTTAAACACATACTAAAATGAAAATTTCAAAACTTTTGTAAACAGCAATAAATTTTCAAGTCTGAAAGAAGTTATTACCACAAATCTAATAACCTCGAGATTGGGCGAGTTATGGAACATGGCCGATAATCCTGGGTAGGACAAATCTATGGACTCGTCGATTGAGGAGAAATTTAGTTCAACCAAATTAGGAAAAAAAGGCAGATATTTAAGTAGTAATCTTGTTCTGCTGAGAGCCTGGCAAACACAAAACAAGATATTCAGAAAGaccataaaattaattatataaaatcacaCTAACAGATGTTTTGTAATTTGTAAGGAGATCAAACCAAAACAAAGTCGTCAGAGATGGTAAGCCACTCCAGATTTGGGAGTTCTCTGAGAAGTTTGAACACGAAACGGCCTAAATCCAACAGACGACTGTAAATCATGCATTCGTCATCCCAACAATTGGGAGAAGGAGGTACTTGAACCATAATAGATGCGTTAATCACTGAGGCTGAATCACATAATGAATATTCATTCGGGAAGTCACCAGAATAATTAAATGACGTCAAATTTGTTCCGAAGATCACTACTTTCTTTGAAACATTCAGACCATCATCCTCCTCATCTTCCTTATCTACTATATCAATTGTTTGAAGCAAgggagaagaaataaaaaacgCCTTGACATTCTTCAAATTGCAATAAATTAGGGCCAACTCCTCCAAGGCTGGGCAACCAGAGAAAAGATTTTGCGTTGAAGAACTATCAGGGAATATAACACTAACCAACCTCAACATCCGAAGGGATTGAAAATGAATGGAAGAAGGAAGCTTGAAAATGTGCTTCATACGCAAATCAAATTGTGTCAGTGTTGCACAGGTAAACAGGTGGTCAGGGAAGACCAAAGGTTCCCAAATATCTTCAAAGCGAAGAGATATTTCTTCAATCTCAGGGTTGATGAAACCACATAGCCACTGATTAACCTGAGAAGCATTCTCATCTACACTACATATCAGATCAAACTTTTTAAGATTCGAGCAATCACAATCTCTGAGCAATTTGGTCGCAAAGTCCATGAATTTCTGTCTTTTTACAGGTTCAGGTTGTTCGAGATAATTATGATAATTCTCTCTCAACTCAATCTTGGATATATTCTTCCATAGATGCTCCCACATTTTGGAAAGTACACTTGTTCGAATTGCATCTTTTGTAGGAAGAGAGGATAAGATATGATAGAGAATTGGGTCAGGAAGATCACATATGTTCATGACTGTGCCACTCTCAGTGCTGTTTCCCTCTCCCTTTCTCTGCTTCTTGCTCTTCCTTTTACGACCCATGCTTCAAATAGCTTTCATATTATACAAACAAAGATTACGAGTAAGAAAATAATAGCCTGCCCTAAATTGAGATTCACATTGATTTGTATCCCTTACTCATCATCATCTAACATAATAATGAACCTATTTGCCCTTGTCTAAGCCCTAAACCCCAAAACCCTAACTTAATCGAAAGAAGAAAATGCGAAGGTAAAGACAAATGGAATCGAAGAGGAAAGAGTGATAACCTGCACCGGCGACCCCTTTCTCCACTAGCAGTGTTGCACGATATACCAATATATCAACTGGTAATTACTAATTACCATTTACCAACACGAATAGAAAAATGATTATTAGGGCCAAATTAGAAATTactgttattatttattaatactTTTCTGTTGGGCTTTGCCCCGTCAGATTTACCCACAAAAAAGAAATCTATACAAAATGTGACATGGCGGTATGGACCAAAATCATGAAGGTTAACTAACAATTAAACAACTAGTAaccaaaatataattttaaggATTAAATAGTTGCCCATCTAAATTACCCGAAAAAAAAGGGATTAAATAgttaacttaaaaattttatgaacTAAATTCTttccaaattaaaaataaattgagcgtattttgaatttgtgaacATAATCTATATTTGAAAACTAAGAGCTCTAAGAATGCGAAAATTAATTTGCATATAGTTGTGTATAAGGTGAATTGTTTGAATATTGAAGAGGATAGAGAGAAATTGAAAGAGAGGAGAAGGTGAATGCAGAGAGTAAAGAATGAAAATGAACGTTCTATCTTATTCCATTTGAGTAACAAGAtaagtatatatatttatattttggtGCTGCAGAGTTTAACACTAAACTCTAATTGAATGGTTAACCTTCTAACAAACTTGTAACTAACTTCTACCAAAGGAAACTTTTTTAACTGATTCTTATACTCCTAACATGAATTACACAAGAATGTACAATTTTGTGATTTACTGAGTTATGGTATATCTGAGAATTTGCAGTAACAAATGACAACTTTTAACAATTGAAGTCACTAAATAGAAAAAGTTTTAGAgaacttaaatttttaaaataaagaaccGGCAGCTATGAGCATCAGCCTCATTCTCCTTAATATCCACTTTCTGAAGCATGGACACAACAATCGTAATAGCAATAGCTTTCACATTCCACCAACTATATCTATCCAAAGTTAGCTCCTCCAAGTCACCAAAACTGACAAGCCAGAAAATAGCTTTTGACTGGAACAACGACCGGGAAAGCAATGTACTTAAGAGTCAAAATATTCAAATTCGAAAAGTGGATGCAAGATGGAAGCTTGAGCAAGACCTCAGCCACTATAAAAGCCTTCCTGAATGTATCACAAGGCAACTCAAATGGCTCTCCATTAATCTCATGAAGTCTAAGAATCAAGTGTTGAACATGAAGAGTGATTATCTCTTCTGGCTCATGTTTGATCCAAATCCTGAGATGTCAAGTTTGGTGACCAACAATCCAACATCCATTGGGTCCGCCACCTTCTAGATAACAAACTAGTTCTGACTGCATCTTTAGTTTGAAGCGAACTCAAGATGCATTGAAGGAAGTTGTCAGGTAAATTGGTTATCCTATCCACATTCTCACTAGCATCTATTGTTCAAATTTTGAACTTCGTCCTCGCAGGCAGAGAAGGCTTCTTCCATAGTTTTATGTTTACCTTGATCAATGCATAAATGCATCATCATAAGAAGACAAAAATAATGCAAATGCCACATTTAACTTTTATCTGTTTGACCAACATAGACCATTATCAAGCTGCTCCCAAGATATAGAAATGGATTCTCTCACGTgactttttatatatatgattacATGAAAAATCAACTCGAAAGAATCTATTCCTTCAAAAATATTCAAGAATCAGCAATGAAACTATCTAACATAGACTAAGCAAATTTTCCACCCTTAACTCTGTCAATCCTACCAATGAACAATTAACGGAATGCAATGTGCCAATAAAATATAATAGATTATAAAATTTAATGGGTTTGCGATGGCAATGAGCAAAATTTAAGATTGCAAGAAAGTACATACATAATTTGTAATGCTGGCTAGTCTTTAAATTCTATGGCAATATCAAAACATATCGTAAGCTTAATAGCTCAATAATACTCGAATTCTATCTCACAATTCATTGAGCTCTTAGGATACTTTAAGATCTGCTTGCAGAACTCCTTTGACCTCTTTAATCCTATAAGCCTGTCATCCCTGTCAAACGAAGACCAATAACACTGAATACGAAGTTTATCCAACACTGATGCTGCTTGCAACAATATTTTTATTGCAAATAGCTCTTCTTCGCCAGAGATGCCACCGATCTCTATCGTCTTCAGGGTTGTGCTAAAACACACAGGCAAGGGATTGAATATACAATTTGCATCATCTTTAGGCTGAGACACCCGTCCCTGCATTGTtaaaaacacataaaaaatGAAAACTTTTGCGATTCATATCTAGCAATTAACTTTCTGGTTCAAATGAAGTTACTACCTGAAATCTAAGAACTTGAAGACAGGGCGAGTTTCGCAATAGCATCAGTAATGCTTTATAGGACAACTCTATGGACGAGAATGAGTCGAAATCTAGTTCAGCCAATTTACCAAATAAGGGTAGTTGTCCGAGTAAAGATGTTCTACTGAGTGTCTGGCATATTCagtcaaattcaaaatattcaGATAGGCAAACAAAGTAATTGAACAGAATCAAGACTAATAGAGATTTTGTATGAAGATCAAACCATAATAGAAGTCTCAGACATAGAAAGCTTCTCCACATTTGGGAGCATTTTGAGAAGTCTGAACGTGAAATTGCCTGAAGAGATTTGCCAGGTTACCTCTCTGACCCAATAATATTCAGGAGGTAGCACCTCAATGGAGGCATCAATCACCAAGGTTGAACGATATAAGAAATATTCATTCATACAATCGCCGTGATAAGTAAATGACTTCAGATTAGCTCCAACAATCAGTACTTTGCAACCACCTAtctcatcatgatcttcatccATCATACCATCTTTGTCCTCTCGTATATGAATTTGTCGAAGCAAAGGAGAATAAATACAAACAGCTTGGACATTCTTCAAATTGCAATTGATTAGGTACAAATCCTCCAAGGCTGGGCAGCCAGAGAAAAGCTGTTGTGCTGAAGAACTATCAGGGAATATAATGTTAGACAAAGTCAAAGTCCGAAGGCACTGAAAATGAACGGAAGAAGGAAGGTTGAAGACATGCTCCATATCCAATTCAAAGTTTGTCAATGTGGCACAGGTAAACAGTTGGTCAGGGAAGACCAATGGTTCCTCAATCCCATAAAGACAAAGACATAGTTCTTGAATCCTAGGGTTGATGAAACCACATAGCCACTGATTAACCCGAGAAGCATCCTTATCAACATTACATGTCAGAGAGAACTTCACAAGACTGGAGCAATTACAAGCTACAAGCAATCTGGTCACAAAGTGCATGAATTGCTGCCTTTCCTCGGGTTTTCCCTCTTTCAACTCAATATTGGAGATATCCCTCCATAGATGCTCCCATCTTTTGGAGAGTATACTCGTTTGAATTGCTTCTTTTGTGGGAAGGGAGGATATGATAACCTGGAGAATCGCATCTGGTAGATCACATATACTGAAGCTGCTCTCAACATTTCCCTCTCCCTTTCCCCTTCCCTTGCACTGCTTTTTGCGCTTCTTCTCAAGAACCATGCTTAATAGAGCTTTCCCTAGCAAACTAAACAAATGTTATTAACCTATTTGCCGTTTTCCT from Arachis stenosperma cultivar V10309 chromosome 9, arast.V10309.gnm1.PFL2, whole genome shotgun sequence encodes the following:
- the LOC130947851 gene encoding putative F-box/FBD/LRR-repeat protein At5g22670, with amino-acid sequence MGRKRKSKKQRKGEGNSTESGTVMNICDLPDPILYHILSSLPTKDAIRTSVLSKMWEHLWKNISKIELRENYHNYLEQPEPVKRQKFMDFATKLLRDCDCSNLKKFDLICSVDENASQVNQWLCGFINPEIEEISLRFEDIWEPLVFPDHLFTCATLTQFDLRMKHIFKLPSSIHFQSLRMLRLVSVIFPDSSSTQNLFSGCPALEELALIYCNLKNVKAFFISSPLLQTIDIVDKEDEEDDGLNVSKKVVIFGTNLTSFNYSGDFPNEYSLCDSASVINASIMVQVPPSPNCWDDECMIYSRLLDLGRFVFKLLRELPNLEWLTISDDFVLALSRTRLLLKYLPFFPNLVELNFSSIDESIDLSYPGLSAMFHNSPNLEVIRFVKGVFLPKDDATCILDCIPMCFSTDLKLIEISGFDGEEEELFAIKVLLQAASVLSKLIIRSYSFRYNGDDIDRGERLDKLHHQILRYPRRSMDCEIDVEHIVIG
- the LOC130950923 gene encoding peroxisomal adenine nucleotide carrier 1-like, with the protein product MQLDLESLSEATSGAIGSLVSTTVLYPLDTCKTKYQAEVQAKQNRKYRRISDVLWEAISTRQVLSLYQGLGTKNVQSFVSSFIYFYGYSYFKKLYLKKTGNKNIGTVANLLVATAAGVSTIVITQPLDTASSRMQTSEFGKSKGFWKTLSEGTWGEAYDGLAISILLTTNPSIQYTAFDQLKQRILKGKTSKKTGTKSSPEALSAFSAFVLGAVSKCAATCLTYPAIRCKVMIQAADSDDDKRTPAERKAQRTISGALYTIWRREGLLGFFNGLQAQIIKTVLSSALLLMVKEKITKSTWILMLMLRRFLSVNSPKLKVA
- the LOC130950924 gene encoding uncharacterized GPI-anchored protein At3g06035-like; the encoded protein is MASIKCPLLLSLLLSSIFLTSNPVKCDDDEEDTLYDGINKYRASLNLKALTKNENADCLADKIADQFKKQPCTNTTGANTVPGTEPQFSNYPDLLSKCHLAISNTRDGIVMPACVPGLVPTKVLTNFTKSLYSDNLNDSKFTGIGIGSEDNWIVVVLTTNTPTGDFAPYSSAATNLISKIGLNHFSFLLLVASIFL